The following proteins come from a genomic window of Candidatus Binataceae bacterium:
- a CDS encoding OmpA family protein, with product MVIRKFGLYLMGAAAVCMVAGCSANEEQRGCETLGALGGAVVGAGIATAVILAEENHSSHESSYFAWGIPTGLAVGGLAGGAIGHYLCPPPPPPPPPPPPPPPPPPPPPPPPPPPEKLILRGVHFDFNKSKIRPQDAAVLDEAAGILKQHADVSVNVNGYCDAIGSVRYNLKLSERRSDAVVKYLVDHGIAENRLSPHGYGKTDFVATNKTAEGRAQNRRVELIPNQ from the coding sequence ATGGTGATTAGAAAATTCGGTCTGTACCTGATGGGAGCGGCCGCCGTATGCATGGTCGCCGGCTGTTCAGCCAATGAGGAACAAAGGGGCTGTGAAACGCTGGGCGCTTTGGGGGGCGCGGTAGTCGGAGCTGGAATCGCCACTGCCGTGATCCTGGCAGAGGAGAATCACAGCTCGCACGAGAGCAGCTACTTCGCCTGGGGCATTCCGACCGGTCTAGCCGTGGGCGGTCTGGCCGGTGGAGCGATCGGTCACTATCTGTGTCCACCGCCGCCGCCTCCGCCGCCGCCTCCTCCGCCTCCGCCGCCGCCTCCTCCGCCTCCGCCGCCGCCTCCTCCGCCGCCGGAGAAGCTAATCCTGCGTGGCGTGCACTTTGACTTCAACAAGTCGAAGATCCGTCCGCAAGATGCGGCCGTGCTCGACGAAGCCGCGGGTATCCTGAAGCAGCACGCCGATGTATCGGTCAACGTCAACGGCTACTGCGACGCGATCGGTTCCGTGCGCTACAACCTGAAGCTCTCCGAGCGCCGTTCCGACGCGGTGGTGAAATACCTCGTCGACCACGGAATCGCGGAGAACCGCCTGAGCCCGCACGGCTATGGCAAGACGGACTTCGTCGCGACCAACAAGACCGCCGAAGGACGTGCTCAGAACCGCCGGGTCGAACTGATTCCGAATCAGTAA